Proteins from a single region of Primulina tabacum isolate GXHZ01 chromosome 5, ASM2559414v2, whole genome shotgun sequence:
- the LOC142546936 gene encoding uncharacterized protein LOC142546936 — protein sequence MPINGPALWPECQLTPPLPPIYKEKVGRPAKLRRRQPDEVPASRQSKLKGVKRNNKCRTCGGFGHNQRSCNITKASGLDKPTQENNEMDRGQIQTPQNYNEMDIGDIESAPQTCNEAEFVATGQGNTTSDESERFISNKTVERTEAAFKKRKKLQVVRQRASGVTITGSSNRISSVNVDKVLNKQTHVIVKGGRNFVTVSSLRSSLDDQRKKTPT from the exons ATGCCCATTAATGGACCAGCCCTGTGGCCTGAATGCCAGTTAACTCCTCCATTACCACCAATCTATAAAGAAAAAGTTGGTAGGCCAGCTAAGTTGAGAAGGCGACAACCTGATGAAGTTCCTGCTTCAAGACAATCAAAGTTGAAAGGTGTGAAACGAAACAACAAGTGTCGGACATGTGGTGGGTTTGGACACAATCAAAGGAGTTGCAATATAACTAAAGCAAGTGGTTTAGATAAGCCAACACAAGAAAACAATGAAATGGACAGAGGTCAAATTCAAACACCGCAAAATTACAATGAAATGGATATAG GTGACATTGAATCTGCACCACAAACATGCAATGAAGCCGAGTTTGTTGCGACTGGACAAGGCAACACAACGTCAGATGAAAGCGAAAGATTCATTTCCAATAAAACTGTTGAACGTACTGAAGCAGCAttcaaaaaaaggaaaaaattacaG GTAGTACGACAACGAGCAAGTGGAGTAACAATTACTGGCAGCTCTAACAGGATCTCATCAGTTAAT GTCGATAAAGTACTCAACAAACAAACACATGTTATTGTGAAAGGCGGAAGGAACTTCGTAACTGTGTCTAGTTTGAGATCTTCATTGGATGATCAAAGGAAAAAAACACCGACATAA